Proteins co-encoded in one Triplophysa dalaica isolate WHDGS20190420 chromosome 16, ASM1584641v1, whole genome shotgun sequence genomic window:
- the f8 gene encoding coagulation factor VIII, protein MKVVSFLFILTVCLNSSCVLTKTLEFFIAAVETKWEYEFTETKDPVANQRKFASGVQKYIKAVYTEYTDSTFTTVKPKPPWAGIQGPTIRTVVNDRVVIHFKNFASHSFSISPIGIPYWKQSEGAGYEDSTSLPERADDAVSPGGYYKYVWDVSPSSTPTASDPDCLTYIYSSQVDIVRDFNSGLIGALLICKIGVLTEERRRTVPEFVLLFAVFDESRSWYREVGRMDKPKKTPGQFHTINGYVNSTLPGLTVCLKSPPVSWHLIGLGSTPDIHSIQFEGHTLKVLDHKRVTVEMTPMTFTTTLMKPMAAGRFLISCKIHSHRTAGMNAFFTVNNCNEPVVVPSPEKRNVKLPEEVKEDDEDNMFSTIVFKPGGPMTVLRSSAKGRPKIWVHFISAEEIDWDYTSHSDDRLSSSSSSSSEWFRKGPQRLGGVYKKVSYVEYTDKTFTVKKSTGRMLLGPELRGEVGDTFQIVFKNMASQPFNIYPNGLTSIQPLKKTEKGKQVDLRSLAVPPGMIMMYLWKLTAEDGPTEADPRCLTRIYQSTLDPLRDVASGLVGPLIICKHQSLDKKGRVVTSDKEKKLLFTVFDENQSWFFEENIKRNSEDPAKIKLNDPQFYDSNVMHTVNGFMFNHLQFRMCVGDVILWHVASVGMQNNFLSVYFTGNTFEKDKTYGTVLTLFPMTGDTVTTEVEMLGEWDVSAFDPSLKNRGMSVRYSVVNCERVLPVVDNEDYDEDLMDLIEQKFPVPRGTTDKERTIAIRVCRNRTATDSAEGWGNVSRSSDNERQNRSPVCEIRYLSAKRNKDMDELSQGGIPQDVLDQLDVETSGNSVERQKRSHLLSEAYRRRPELPNEIPDLTFNITEVTEIIDEQLTLNVTNVESINRSQSDQPNKTSDTFGKLFPRDKNRVQHLKDLKEGSGVVYKNQTDLKVRTRRETWTINKDKLNEAGVKVEKVHSINEVLEDSGSSGVKRDKMEESLDPLSYNYKNPKPFRANTDVEELPSGSLENQTYGRKSNTDDYDDYSDDGSILSGDHDENNHFNIRTTMSPFRSYYIAAEEIMWDYGINRPAQIIKQSEMRRGQKKYFPAYKKVIFRAYQDRDFKNPIKRGELDEHLGILGPVLKAEVNDVLTVVFKNLASRPYSFHLHGVYDKMQGSFGPEMNTEGFKDKEEGPGNAVPPGEKRVYSWRISKRQGPSAAEFDCKAGAYYSDVDMEKDINSGLIGPMLICRPGTLRPRVLLQPGVTDFFLLFTTFDERKSWYLYYNIRKFCIPPCQVRENDPWFEISNKFAAINGYVSETLPGLITEQYQTARWHLLNVGSGGEFHAVHFHGLPFSVGKDQEHRMGIFNLYPGVFVTVGTRPSMAGTWLIECTIGEHQMAGMRAKLLVYNPRCIQPLGMQSGWIHNDQITASDYYGDWKPGLARLELSGSVNAWMGSRKDSWLQVDLLRPMLVHGVRTQGAKTSMGRSHCFTIQYTISYSTDQQTWFNYRGNSTKSSYTFNGNMDSYKIKENLFSPPIVGRYIRIHPLTYQELPTLRIELLGCDVNSCFMPLGMQRHLIPSTSITASSFLNKWLRSWSPDLARLHQEGQVNAWRPKTNNPDEWLQVDFGSMRRVTGVVTQGARSMLKHMMVTEFSISISSDARSWTSVKEQLKDKEKIFEGNSEYDEEMLNLFDPPLFTRFIRIHPTGWVNDIALRMEFLGCDTQPPL, encoded by the exons GCGCAGGCTACGAGGATTCGACTTCTCTTCCAGAGAGAGCGGACGATGCAGTGTCTCCTGGTGGTTATTATAAGTATGTGTGGGACGTTTCGCCCAGCAGTACACCGACAGCGTCAGACCCCGACTGTCTCACCTACATCTACTCATCACAGGTGGACATCGTCCGAGACTTCAACAGCGGCCTCATCGGAGCTCTGCTCATCTGCAAAATAG GTGTCCTGACTGAGGAGAGACGGCGAACCGTTCCGGAGTTTGTTCTTCTGTTTGCTGTCTTTGATGAAAGTAGGAGCTGGTATCGGGAGGTGGGCCGAATGGACAAACCGAAAAAAACACCCGGTCAGTTTCACACCATCAACGGATACGTCAACTCAACCCTGCCAG GTCTAACCGTGTGTCTGAAGAGCCCTCCGGTGTCCTGGCATCTCATCGGTCTTGGCTCCACCCCAGACATCCACAGCATCCAGTTTGAAGGTCACACTCTGAAGGTGTTGGATCACAAGCGGGTGACGGTGGAAATGACCCCCATGACCTTCACCACGACCCTGATGAAGCCGATGGCTGCAGGGCGCTTTCTGATCTCCTGTAAGATCCATTCTCATCGGACAG CCGGCATGAATGCGTTCTTCACTGTTAATAACTGTAATGAACCGGTGGTGGTCCCGAGCCCAGAAAAACGAAATGTCAAACTTCCTGAGGAGGTGAAGGAGGATGATGAAGACAACATGTTCTCCACCATCGTATTCAAGCCAGGAGGACCCATGACTGTACTCCGCTCCAGCGCCAAAGGAAGACCAAAGATCTGGGTCCATTTCATCAGTGCCGAGGAAATCGACTGGGATTATACATCTCACAGCGATGACCG GCTTTCATCATCTTCCTCGTCCTCATCTGAGTGGTTCAGAAAGGGTCCTCAGCGTTTGGGTGGGGTGTATAAGAAGGTTTCGTATGTTGAGTACACAGACAAGACGTTTACCGTAAAGAAGAGCACCGGCCGAATGTTGCTGGGTCCTGAGCTCAGAGGAGAAGTCGGAGATACGTTTCAG attgtttttaaaaatatggcCAGCCAACCATTCAACATTTATCCAAATGGCCTGACCAGCATTCAGCCtctaaagaaaacagaaaaag GCAAGCAGGTGGACCTGCGGTCGTTGGCCGTACCCCCGGGTATGATAATGATGTACCTCTGGAAGCTGACAGCAGAAGACGGGCCCACAGAAGCCGACCCACGCTGCCTCACCCGCATATACCAGAGCACGCTGGACCCGCTTCGTGATGTGGCGTCCGGGCTCGTAGGACCTCTCATCATCTGCAAACATCAATCTCTGGACAAAAAAGGCCGAGTG GTGACATCAGACAAAGAGAAGAAACTGCTGTTTACGGTGTTCGATGAAAACCAAAGCTGGTTCTTTGAGGAGAACATTAAGAGGAACAGTGAAGATCCAGCGAAGATCAAACTCAACGATCCGCAGTTCTACGATTCCAACGTCATGCACA CGGTCAATGGTTTCATGTTCAACCATCTGCAGTTCAGGATGTGTGTCGGTGATGTCATACTCTGGCACGTGGCCAGCGTCGGGATGCAGAACAACTTTCTGTCCGTCTACTTCACCGGAAACACGTTTGAGAAGGACAAAACATACGGAACGGTTCTCACACTCTTCCCGATGACCGGAGACACGGTGACCACTGAAGTGGAGATGCTGG GTGAATGGGATGTCAGCGCGTTTGACCCGTCTCTGAAAAATCGAGGCATGAGCGTCCGCTACAGTGTGGTTAACTGCGAAAGAGTTCTCCCCGTGGTCGACAACGAAGACTATGATGAAGATCTCATGGATCTCATTGAACAGAAATTTCCAGTTCCACGGGGCACAACGGATAAAGAGCGCACAATCGCCATCCGCGTGTGCAGGAACAGAACTGCGACGGATTCGGCAGAGGGGTGGGGAAACGTCAGCCGTTCTTCAGACAATGAGAGACAAAACAGAAGCCCAGTGTGTGAGATTAGATATCTGTCGGCCAAGAGGAACAAAGATATGGATGAGCTATCACAGGGCGGTATCCCGCAGGATGTTCTGGATCAACTGGACGTGGAGACGAGTGGAAATTCTGTGGAACGTCAGAAGAGGTCCCACCTCCTCTCGGAGGCGTACAGGAGGAGGCCGGAGCTACCAAACGAGATTCCTGATTTGACTTTTAATATCACAGAAGTCACGGAAATAATAGACGAACAGCTTACTCTGAACGTTACAAACGTTGAGTCAATAAACAGATCCCAATCCGATCAACCTAATAAAACAAGTGATACGTTTGGAAAATTATTTCCAAGAGACAAAAACCGCGTTCAACACTTAAAGGATCTTAAAGAGGGTTCAGGGGTCGTGTATAAGAATCAAACCGATTTAAAAGTAAGAACTAGACGGGAGACGTGGACCATCAACAAAGACAAACTAAATGAAGCAGGTGTAAAAGTAGAGAAAGTTCATAGCATCAACGAAGTGCTGGAAGACTCTGGAAGTTCTGGTGTGAAGCGGGACAAGATGGAGGAGAGTTTGGATCCTCTGAGCTATAATTACAAAAACCCAAAGCCATTTCGAGCAAACACCGATGTTGAGGAACTCCCATCAGGTTCTTTAGAGAATCAGACGTACGGAAGAAAATCAAACACGGATGACTATGATGATTATAGTGATGACGGGAGCATTCTCAGCGGGGACCACgatgaaaacaatcattttaacaTCAGGACCACAATGTCCCCATTCAGAAGTTACTACATCGCCGCAGAGGAAATCATGTGGGATTATGGGATTAATCGACCTGCTCAGATCATTAAACAAAG tgAGATGAGGAGAGGACAGAAGAAATATTTCCCAGCCTACAAAAAAGTGATTTTCAGAGCCTACCAGGACCGAGATTTCAAGAATCCCATCAAGCGTGGAGAACTAGATGAGCACCTCGGCATTCTGGGTCCGGTGCTGAAGGCTGAGGTCAATGATGTTCTCACG GTGGTTTTTAAGAATCTGGCATCCAGACCTTACTCATTTCATCTTCATGGTGTGTACGATAAGATGCAGGGGAGTTTTGGGCCGGAGATGAACACAGAGGGTTTCAAGGATAAGGAGGAGGGACCGGGTAATGCCGTCCCACCGGGCGAAAAGCGAGTTTACAGCTGGAGGATCTCAAAAAGACAAGGGCCTTCAGCGGCAGAGTTTGACTGCAAGGCTGGAGCTTATTACTCGGATGTCGACATG GAAAAGGACATTAACTCTGGTCTGATCGGTCCGATGCTGATATGTCGTCCTGGGACCCTGCGTCCACGTGTCTTACTTCAGCCGGGGGTGACCgatttctttcttctcttcaCCACCTTTGATGAAAGAAAGAGTTGGTACCTCTACTACAACATCAGGAAGTTCTGCATCCCGCCCTGCCAAGTCAGAGAAAACGACCCGTGGTTTGAGATCAGCAACAAGTTTGCCG CTATTAATGGTTATGTGTCTGAGACTCTTCCCGGGTTGATCACTGAACAGTATCAGACGGCCCGCTGGCATCTCCTCAACGTCGGGAGCGGAGGAGAGTTTCACGCCGTGCATTTCCACGGCCTGCCGTTCAGCGTCGGGAAAGACCAGGAACACCGCATGGGAATTTTCAACCTCTATCCGG gtgtgtttgtgacGGTGGGGACGAGGCCGTCCATGGCAGGCACCTGGTTAATAGAGTGCACTATAGGAGAACATCAGATGGCCGGCATGAGAGCAAAATTACTGGTGTACAATCCAC GATGTATTCAGCCATTAGGAATGCAGTCCGGATGGATTCATAATGACCAAATAACAGCCTCGGATTACTACG GTGACTGGAAGCCGGGTTTGGCTCGACTGGAGTTAAGCGGCTCTGTTAATGCCTGGATGGGCTCCAGAAAAGATTCTTGGCTCCAG gtggATCTGTTAAGGCCGATGCTTGTTCATGGTGTCCGGACGCAGGGTGCAAAGACGTCGATGGGTCGGAGTCACTGCTTCACCATCCAGTACACCATCAGTTACAGTACAGACCAGCAGACCTGGTTCAACTACAGAGGAAACAGCACCAAGTCATCTTAC ACCTTCAATGGAAACATGGACAGTTATAAAATAAAGGAGAATTTGTTTTCTCCGCCCATCGTGGGTCGATACATCAGGATTCACCCGCTGACCTATCAGGAACTGCCCACCCTGAGGATAGAGCTGCTGGGGTGTGACGTCAACA gttgTTTTATGCCGTTGGGAATGCAGCGTCACTTGATTCCCAGCACAAGTATCACAGCCTCATCCTTCCTGAATAAATGGTTACGCTCCTGGAGTCCTGATCTCGCCAGACTCCATCAGGAAGGCCAAGTAAATGCATGGAGACCTAAG actAATAATCCTGACGAGTGGTTGCAGGTGGACTTCGGTTCAATGAGGAGAGTGACAGGTGTGGTAACACAGGGAGCTCGATCCATGTTGAAACATATGATGGTCACTGAATTTAGCATCTCCATCAGCAGTGATGCTCGCAGCTGGACCAGTGTGAAGGAGCAGCTCAAAGATAAAGAGAAG ATTTTCGAAGGAAACAGTGAATACGATGAGGAGATGCTGAACTTGTTTGATCCTCCGCTCTTCACACGCTTCATCCGGATTCATCCGACAGGCTGGGTAAATGACATCGCCCTCCGCATGGAGTTTCTGGGCTGTGATACTCAACCACCACTTTGA